Proteins from a genomic interval of Paenibacillus lentus:
- a CDS encoding AbrB/MazE/SpoVT family DNA-binding domain-containing protein → MKPAGVVRKVDQLGRIVLPKSLRKRYQMNEGDPVEILVQGDHIILERYRPKCVFCGSMEGVSDFKERCICNQCLVEMNRLT, encoded by the coding sequence ATGAAACCTGCTGGTGTGGTTCGTAAAGTGGATCAGCTGGGAAGAATTGTCTTGCCCAAATCATTGCGTAAAAGATATCAAATGAACGAGGGAGATCCTGTCGAAATTTTAGTGCAGGGCGATCACATCATTCTAGAGCGTTACCGTCCAAAGTGCGTATTCTGCGGCTCGATGGAGGGCGTAAGTGATTTCAAGGAACGCTGCATTTGTAACCAATGCCTCGTAGAAATGAACCGCCTCACATAA